TTGACTGATTTGACCCGCGGCGGCGATATTATCCGAAGCCTCACTTACGAAGCCATGTTCCCGTTGATTTCTGTGGCCATTGTTTACTTCATCATCGTGGCAGGACTTTCCACTTGCGTTGCTCGCTTGGAAAAGAAACTGAAGAAGAACGAACGCTAAGGAGGATTTGCCATGAGTGAAAAACAAGTTATGATTGAAGTGAAGAATCTCTGCAAGTCCTACGGCGACAAGACGATTCTGAAAGACATTAACGTGAAGTTCCATAAGGGTGACGTGGTTGCTATTATCGGACCTTCTGGTTGCGGTAAGTCCACGTTCCTGCGTCAGCTGAATTTGCTGGAAAAGCCCACCAGCGGCGACATTCTGTTGGATGGCAAGAGTATTTTGGATAAGAAGGTTTCAAAGCCTTCTATTCGTGCCCGCGTCGGCATGGTGTTCCAGCAGTTTAATCTGTTCAAGAATATGACTGCACTGGAAAACATTATGTTTGCGCCTGTAAAGCTGGGCTTGCTGAGCAAGGCTGAAGGTGAAAAACGCGCCAAGGAACTTTTGGAACGAGTTGGCTTGGCTGATCGTGCCGACCATTATCCCGCACAGCTTTCCGGCGGTCAGCAGCAGCGTGTGGCCATTGCCCGCGCCGCCGCCATGAATCCCGAAGCCATCCTGTTCGATGAACCTACCAGCGCTTTGGACCCGGAAATGGTGG
This sequence is a window from Fibrobacter sp. UWEL. Protein-coding genes within it:
- a CDS encoding amino acid ABC transporter ATP-binding protein, which produces MSEKQVMIEVKNLCKSYGDKTILKDINVKFHKGDVVAIIGPSGCGKSTFLRQLNLLEKPTSGDILLDGKSILDKKVSKPSIRARVGMVFQQFNLFKNMTALENIMFAPVKLGLLSKAEGEKRAKELLERVGLADRADHYPAQLSGGQQQRVAIARAAAMNPEAILFDEPTSALDPEMVGEVLKIMRDLANDGMTMLVVTHEMGFAREVANRVLFFADQVIKEDGTPAEIFDNPKDQRLKDFLAAIKK